AGCCGCCTGGATCTGGTGGTCGTGGGCTCCGATTCGGAGATCGTCATGGTCGAAGCGGGAGCGAACGAAGTGTCGGAGCAGGAGATGGTGGACGCGATCCTGTTCGGGCACGAGAACATCCAGAGGCTGGTGGCGCTGCAGAACGAGCTGCGCGGCGAGATGTCACCCACCAAGCGCTCGGTGAAAGCTCCCGAGATTCCCGAGGCCCTTCGCCGGGAGGTGGAATCGAAGATTTCCGGCTCCCTGTGGGAGGCGATGAAGATTCCCACCAAGATCCTGAGTTATCGCCGCATCGCGGAGCTCGAGCGGGAGCTGATCAACAGCTATCCCGAGGAGCCGGCGGAAACCCGCGCCTTCGTCAAGGCCGTCGTCCACGAGGTCCACAAGAAGCTGGCGCGCGAGGAGATCCTGGTCAAGGGGAAGCGCTTCGACGACCGCGGCTTCGATCAAATCAGGTCGGTGCGTGGCGAGGTCGGATTCCTCCCTCGGACGCACGGCTCGGCACTGTTCACCCGGGGCGAGACACAGGCCCTGGTGACGACCACGCTGGGCACCTCCGAGGACGCGCAGACCCTCGACTGGCTCGAGGGGGAATCGGAGCGGCGCTTCATGCTGCACTACAACTTCCCGCCCTTCAGCGTGGGCGAGGTGAAGTTCCTGCGCGGCCCGGGGCGGCGTGAGATCGGGCATGGGGCGCTGGCCGAGAGGGCCCTGCGGCCGCTGATTCCCAGCGACGAGGAGTTTCCCTACACCATCCGGCTGGTCTCCGACATCCTCGAATCCAACGGCTCCTCCTCCATGGCCTCGATCTGCGGCGGCTCCCTGTCCCTGATGGACGCCGGCGTGCCGATGAAGGCCGCGGTCGCCGGAATCGCCATGGGCCTCGTGAAGGAGGGAGATCGCTACGCCATCCTGAGCGACATCGCCGGATCGGAGGATCACTACGGCGACATGGACTTCAAGGTCGCCGGCACCCGCAAGGGCATCACGGCCCTGCAGATGGACATCAAGGTGACGGGCCTCAGCCGCGCCATCCTTCAGGAAGCCCTGGCCCAGGCGCAGCGCGGCCGCATGTTCATCCTCGACATCATGGAGGCGACGCTGGGTGAGCCGCGCAAGGCGATCTCCGCCTACGCTCCCCGGATCTTCAGCATCCGCATTCCCAAGGACAAGATCCGTGAAGTCATCGGGCCGGGCGGCAAGATGATCCGCTCCATCATCGAGCGTACCGGCTGCAAGATCGACGTCGATGACGACGGGAAGGTGGATATCGCCTCGGTGGACGAATCCTCGGCCCTGAAGGCGATCGAGATCATCAAGGAAATCACCGCGGAAGCGGAAGTCAATAAGACCTACCTCGGCAAGGTCACCCGGATCGTGGCCTTTGGAGCCTTCGTCGAGATTCTTCCTGGCATCGAGGGGCTCCTGCACATCTCGGAGATCGCCGAGCACCGCATCAAGGAGGTGACCGACGAGATCCACGAAGGCGAGGAGATCCTCGTGAAGGTGATCGAGGTCGACGGGGATCGGACGCGCTTGAGCCGCAAGGCCGTGCTCCGCGAGATGCGCGGAGAAACCGCCGAGGAGCCAGCGCCCCGCCCGGCCGAGCGGCATCGCGCCGGGAGACCGCAGCACCGCCGTCGAGGCTGAGCAGGGAGGGCTCGATGAAGCTCGGAAGCTGGTTGATCGCGCGCGGCAGGATCACCGGAATCCAACTCAAGCGGGCACTTCTGGATCAATCCTTCTACGGCGGCCACCTGAGCTCCAGCCTCCTCAAGCTCGGATACCTGGACGAGGCAACCCTCGCCACCTACCTGTCCGAGCTCTTCAAAGTTCCTTCCACCTCCGCCGAGGAGTTCAAGGAAATCCCTCCGGAGGTAATCCGCATGATCCCGGAGCAGCTGGCCCAGAAGTACCAGGTAGTCCCGCTGCAGGTGGACGGCAAGAAGCTGCGGCTGGCGATGATGAACCCGGGGGATATCCTGGTGATGGACGAGGTCTCCTTCCTCACCGGCATGCAGGTGGAGCCCCGGGTCTCGTCGGAGACCCATCTGCTGGACGCGCTGGAGCTCTACTACCACCTGCCGCGCGTGACCCGCGAAACGATCCCCCTCTCCGATCGAGTCGAAGGACGCGAGAATCCGCTGTTCGCCAGGAACCGCTTCATGGAGCAATGGACCGCCACGGAGGCCTCCGACGCTCCTGCCGCCCCGAAGGCCTCGCCCGGCGCGGAAGAGATCGGCCTGGACGGGCGTCCCCTTTCTCTACCGGCGGAAGTCGT
This region of Candidatus Polarisedimenticolia bacterium genomic DNA includes:
- the pnp gene encoding polyribonucleotide nucleotidyltransferase produces the protein MSTRKETSIGEHTISLEVGKVARQADGAVLVRQGDTVVLVTATADRKEREGVDFLPLTVDYRENTYAAGKIPGGFFKREGRPNEKETLTSRMIDRPIRPLFPKGWRFETQVVALVLSADLENDPDILAVTGASAALVLSDIAFETPIAAVRVGLLESGLVINPTTSQLEKSRLDLVVVGSDSEIVMVEAGANEVSEQEMVDAILFGHENIQRLVALQNELRGEMSPTKRSVKAPEIPEALRREVESKISGSLWEAMKIPTKILSYRRIAELERELINSYPEEPAETRAFVKAVVHEVHKKLAREEILVKGKRFDDRGFDQIRSVRGEVGFLPRTHGSALFTRGETQALVTTTLGTSEDAQTLDWLEGESERRFMLHYNFPPFSVGEVKFLRGPGRREIGHGALAERALRPLIPSDEEFPYTIRLVSDILESNGSSSMASICGGSLSLMDAGVPMKAAVAGIAMGLVKEGDRYAILSDIAGSEDHYGDMDFKVAGTRKGITALQMDIKVTGLSRAILQEALAQAQRGRMFILDIMEATLGEPRKAISAYAPRIFSIRIPKDKIREVIGPGGKMIRSIIERTGCKIDVDDDGKVDIASVDESSALKAIEIIKEITAEAEVNKTYLGKVTRIVAFGAFVEILPGIEGLLHISEIAEHRIKEVTDEIHEGEEILVKVIEVDGDRTRLSRKAVLREMRGETAEEPAPRPAERHRAGRPQHRRRG